A genomic segment from Cygnus atratus isolate AKBS03 ecotype Queensland, Australia chromosome Z, CAtr_DNAZoo_HiC_assembly, whole genome shotgun sequence encodes:
- the TMEM161B gene encoding transmembrane protein 161B isoform X5, which yields MNISVVWCLLVLAFAVKVLFSLTTHYFKVEEGGERSVCVTFGFFFFVKAMAILIVTENYLEFGLESGFSNFSESAMQFLEKQGLESQGPVSKLTFKLFLAVLCSLIGAFLTFPGLRLAQMHLDALNLATEKITQTLLHINFLAPLVMVLLWVKPITKDYIMNPPLGKESIPLMSEDTFDTVRLWIIILLCALRLAMMRSHLQAYLNLAQKSVDQMKKEAGRISTVDLQKMVARVFYYLCVIALQYVAPLVMLLHTTLLLKTLGNYSWGIYPELNSDTPVENNLLPNSVYSESPPADGKMKVTVVQITMALGSLKNIFTPLLFRGLLSFLTWWVAACLFSTSLFGLFYHQYLTVA from the exons ATGAATATCAGTGTAGTGTGGTGTCTGCTTGTCTTGGCGTTTGCAGT TAAGGTACTGTTTTCATTGACCACCCATTATTTCAAAGTGGAAGAAGGAGGTGAAAGATCAGTCTGCGTCAcctttggctttttcttctttgtgaagGCAATGGCAATTTTGATTGTGACAGAAAACTATCTAGAGTTTGGGCTGGAATCAG GATTCTCAAATTTCTCGGAAAGTGCTATGCAGTTTCTTGAAAAGCAGGGTTTGGAATCACA ggGTCCTGTGTCTAAACTAACCTTCAAATTGTTCCTGGCTGTTCTGTGTTCACTTATTGGTGCTTTTTTGACATTCCCTGGCTTGCGACTGGCTCAAATGCATCTGGATGCTCTGAAtttagcaacagaaaaaataacaca aacGTTGCTACATATAAACTTCTTGGCACCTCTAGTTATGGTTCTTCTGTGGGTAAAACCaatcactaaggactacattATGAACCCGCCTTTGGGCAAAGAGAGCATACCTTT AATGTCAGAAGATACATTTGACACCGTGAGGTTGTGGATTATAATCCTGTTGTGTGCTCTGCGGTTGGCTATGATGCGCAGTCATTTGCAGGCCTATCTGAATCTAGCCCAGAAAAGCGTGGATCAGATGAAAAAGGAAGCTGGCAGAATAAGTACAGTTGATTTACAAAAAATG gtGGCTCGGGTATTCTATTATCTTTGTGTGATTGCACTGCAGTATGTTGCACCATTGGTGATGCTCCTTCACACAactctgcttctgaaaacactAG GTAATTATTCTTGGGGCATCTACCCGGAACTGAATTCTGACACTCCAGTAGAAAACAATCTGCTTCCCAATTCAGTTTATTCTGAATCTCCACCTGCTGATGGAAAGATGAAAGTAACTGTAGTACAAATAACAATGGCTTTGGGAAGCctaaagaatattttcactCCTCTCCTGTTCCGGGGACTCCTGTCTTTCCTTACCTGGTGGGTTGCTGCTTGTCTCTTTTCTACAAGCCTTTTTGGGCTTTTCTATCACCAGTACCTGACTGTGGCATGA